The genome window atgaaacggtgacgtggagggttcatgagatagtggcgtggaaggtgaggcggagaggtggcgaacaaggtaacaagcggaggaggtgatggtagtggagtatgttacgggcgggctgtaacagaatggtagtagaatggaaccgctaaattatagaccagtatcgttgactagtatattgtgcaaggtatgtgaagaagtaattaaagctaagtggagtgagtatctagaaagtgaaaacattctgagtgaaagacagtttggtttcagaaaaggaagattgtgcgtatccaatttattatgtttttattcaagagtgactgacatactacaacatagagagggatgggtggatgctatctacctggacttgagaaaggcctttgataaagtaccacacaatagactgatgtggaaactaaagaaaattggaggagtaaatgataaactagcaaaatggatggaaaattacagGCAACCTCCGTTTAACAAAAGTTCACACAATGAAGTTTCGccacaatgaaggtttcattttactaccatctgctcgtttaacgaacaccaaactcgctttaacgaagttttatccaggtaattttttccaagtttgaaagccctgtcgtatcacgcaagccgacaagcttttgaatacaccaggagctgcaaatactaaggcctgcgtcaggagaaatcctgggacacctgtagaatcaagatcaagatcaagatcaagcctcgtggataacacacgcaccactcactcccaagACAGCGTcggcagcagctcgtcttcacttgCTCAACTTACTACCTAAGaaaaccaggaagtctcttactctcgaagtgaagctggacacagacacgagagaggcgagaaaactatagcattgctggccaccatcttgactccatatactgtctctactattttcaagtcagcagactattaagaaggctggtgagactgtatcttccttgcaagctaaaagaaccacctgaactcgtgactctacaatggataaattggaaagccttgtggaaatgtggtacataagttttgcatgcggtacaatgatgcgccctgtgtttacattccacaggttgccggttagtgtctttcccgtttcactctccctcccttcataaatttaagatcaacattataaagttacgaacatacatacattagtgtacattataatgacttagattaaatttaactgccttaAATGTTAAACtgcataatttttactttcattaaacctttcactgtactatgatgcactctctctttgcttactctcaatggaagttcaagtcaggggttaaacttgttataattggttcggttaacgaagtgttttttaggaacggaaccccttcgttaagcgggggttgcctgtacttagtgggaagagaaatgagaacagtggtgagaggaaggaagtccgagtggaagaaggtaaccagtggagttccacaagggtcagtgcttggtcccatcatatttttgatttatgttaacccgtacagcgtcagagacgtacgagatacgtcggctactctgagcgaacagGGCGTCAGAGACgaatgagatacgtcggcgagcttcctcgtgttttcggaggtattgcgtcctcaaaacctaccattatactgccatcatgcactgtagacattgctcatgctgcctcctcgtccctgctaacatgaatgcttcctgtatttatttattacaattctgaactttagcagtttctgctgccttcagcccggtgtagcgggaaactgacccctcaactccgctaatatgaacagAGCGTAACTTCCATTACTAATTCTtaccatttcagttgtttttggtaactgttatattgtggtagtgaaaactttgtatgacataaataagaattttccaatcgctttgttataaggaaaaacaagtacatattactcgtaAAATATTTGCACtgtgaaaggcaacactccctcgtGATATCttgtgtctatttttatccacaagcactcccaaacagcaaaacatgacatgtttttctttcaactctggaacgatattatgcatgtgtccaactcggggatcgactggtgagaaacgaggaagcgaataaactagtcacataaggctttgctaagtcactaaccttagcgcaaaatatctcacaccaattaataccacttccagtcagttctgggaggaatgactgtcattttcatttgtttcacatcatttaagactggtttagcaaaaaaataaaaaataaataaataaataaatatccatgatgtggccagcactggcgaaatcacagagtctcagatctgctgacgctgtatgggttaatgatatgccagtaggaattgacagttgcATGAACacgtttgcggacgatactaaaattatgaggagagtaaagaatgtggaagattgtaacaagttacaggaagatcttgataaaatatatgagtggagtaaagagtggcagatggaatttaatataaacaagagccatgttatgaaaatgggaagaagtagatacagaccaaacagggattacaggctgggtgatgagaaaattaaagagaccaatgaggagaaagacttaggagtaaccgtgcaaaacactttgttgctggagaaacacattaacaagatatttgggaaaacatataacatgcttcaaaatattggcatTGCATTCCACtgcctagatgaaggaatgatgaagaagatattatgtaccttaataagaccccagttagaatatgcagcttgtgtctggtcaccgcatatgaagaaaaatgtgaagaaggtggaaagggtacagaggctggcaacaaggaaagactgaggaaactggggctgaccacattagaagagagaagaacaagaggagacatgataactatgtataaattggtgaacaagattgacatattggacagagagttgataaaggtgaccacaagtaatcatctccggggACATggcaaaaaattaataaaagacatctgtctaaatgacgtgagaaaatacagtgtcccgcatcgtagtattgataagtggaataaactgagcagtgatgtcgttgatgcggtgtgtgtcaatcagatgaaagagagatatgacaggagtggacaaggagacaggacacagagagcttagcttgggtcctgtaatacacaaataggtaaatacaaataggtaaatacatcaaAGACAACCATTGGCTGATAATCTAAACATTTTGGCATAAatcttataacttttttttaattaattttttaaaTCTCGACTGGAGCATGTCCTTAATATCAGCTGTGCAGTTTTTCCCCAGTGGCAGTTTCCTATTTCAAACAAACAAAGGCAAACTGACAAAAATTTATGCACTATTGACTAACTATGTGGGAAAAAAATGCTCGTGTGAAGATATGCTAGGCACCAACCTGCACAGTCGTATCATCATGCGTGTAAAAACTATTTTTGTGAAGCGAGCTTTATAGATGTTTTGCCTTGGGTTTGGTTGACACTTGATAGCTAAGTACCTATCATTTTACAGTCCTGTTACTATAAAGTATATAGCTGGAGTTTGGTGTAGGATGGCTGCTGAGGTTGGTAGTGTATGTTGTGAGCTGGGCGCTGGATGGAGTCACTTATTGAGATAGCAGAATACATAAAGTTGACCGGTCCATGAATCTGATTGACTCCCAGAATgtgaagcaaaatgaaaaaatggttTTGTTTGTGAAGTTTGGATCTGCTAGATAGAAATCCTCACTGGCTCATCCACTTTTTACAGTGAATTGttatacaggtaactcaatttacgcgatagatgtgttccaagaggcatcgtgtatattaaaattcgcgtaaaacaaacatgtaattctcataagaaacaattgataatagggggatgcgggatgtggtctcCCCCaaaattgtacaaaatactctactTATTTggttaaattaacatgtttttattatttaccattttaaatactagaagtgtatttaaagtaaagggaaaagcaagaaataataagagaaagcaagaaataataagagaaagcaaaaaataataagagaaaacaacaaaacaaagaatacgtaagcaaaacactcactgtgtcactgccttcaccactcacaccacagtcagtcaccatcttcctctgagctttactactttatcaaaaatccacttatcaaaaataaccccacatgcagaagatgaaggacgttttggggtcATCTTgttgaattataggcagattgaagagattccgtctgtactcagtgctggcagactgcaaatgaggcatgggaagagcggagctcccacctatcagccagctgcagaactctctggtgtgcagtttgaaattgtgtctggcgctcagtttgaaaatgctgttgggccaaatcgcatataagcaaaccaatcgtgcaaatttttttttttttttttttttacattacaagggcactggccaagggaaaacaaagtgttggaaaaaaaaaatcccgctggttgccaggccctgttaagaggagagtaggagaaagagaaaaaacaaaaaaatctaaaaggagggtccagttaacgtaagaggtgtcttgacactcctcttttgaaagagtttaagtcataggcaggtggaaatacagacacaggtagagagttccagagtttaccagtgtagggaatgaaggagtgaagatactggttaactcttgcattaggaagatggacagaatagggatgagaagaagtagagagtcttgtgcagcgaggccgcaggaggggaaggcatgcagttagcaagttcagaagagcagacagcatgaaaacagcggtagaagacagataaagatgcaacattgcggcggtgacttaaagaatcaagacagtcagttagaggagaagagttgataagacgaaaagctttagattccaccttgtttagtaaagctgtgtgtggatccccagacatgagagccatactccatacacgggcggataaggccctgtacagagcaagcagctgggaggagagaaaaatggacgaagacgccacaggacacctaacttcttggaagctgatttagcaagagtagagatgtgaaatttccagtttagatttttagtgaaggatagaccgagtgtgtttaatgtagaggagagggaagttgagtgttattgaagaagagaggatagttgtctggaaggttatgtcgagtagatagttgtagaaattgagttttgaggcattgaacaaaaccaggttttctctgccccaatcagaaacaagtgaaagatcagaagttaggcgtcctatagcatctcgccttgagtcatttaattgttgttgggttgggcgtctgttgaacgctgttgaataatgcaaggtggtatcatcagcataggagtggatagggcattgagtcagatttaggagatcattgatgaataatagaaagagagtgggtgataggacagaaccctgtggaacaccactgttgatagttttagggaagaacagtgaccgtctactacagcagcaatagaacgatcggaaaggaaactggagatgaaggtacagagagaaggatagaatccgtaggagggtagtttagaaattaaagatttgtgccagactctatcgaaggctttcgatatgtcaaggccgacagcaaaggtttcaccgaagtccctaaagaggatgaccaagattcagttaggaaagtaagaagatcaccagtagatctgcctttacggaaaccatactggcaatcagagagaaggttgtgagctgatagatgcctcattatcttcctattaaggatagactcaaaggctttagaaaggcaggaaatcaaagctatagggcggtagttagaaggattggagtggtcacctttttagggacaggttgaatgtgagcaaacttccagcaagaaggataaatagaagtagagagacacagatgaaagagtttgaccaggcagtgagcgagttcggaagcacagttttgagaacaacaggagggactccatccggaccgtaagccttccgagaatcaaggccagagagggccaggaaaacgtctttataaagaattttaattttagggatgaagtagtcagagggtggaggagtaggaggaatatgcccagaatcatccaaagttgagttggtagcaaaggtttgagcgaagagttcagctttagaaaagaagagacagctgtagagccatctggatgaagtaaaggaggaaagacgaagaagtaaagttgttagagatattattggctagatgccagaaatctcgagaggagttagaattggaaagactttgacattttctattgatgaaagagttttagtaagttggagaatagatttggcatgattacgggcagaaatatatagggcatgagtttcagcagttggatggctacggaaccgtttgtgagccgcctctctatcattgacagcacgagaacaagcagagttaaaccaaggctttttagctttaggattagagaaagtatgaggaatgtatagctccatgccagagataatcacctctgttatgcgctcggcacaaagagaaggatctctgacatgaaaacaataatcatcccaaggaaatcagaatagtactgccttagttcctcccacttagcagagttaaaatgccagaagcacctccgcttaggcgggtcctgaggctgcactggagtgatagaacaggtaacggaaattagattgtggtcggaggagcccaacggagaggaaagtttaacagagtaagcagaagggttagaggttaggaaaagatcaagaatgttgggcgtgtctccaaggcggtcaggaatacgggtagggaactgcactagctgctctaggtcatgaaggatagcaaagttgaaggtttgttcaccaggttggtcagtgaaagaagatgaaagccaaagctggtggtgaacattgaaatgccctaaaatggagatctcagcaaaaggaaagtgagataagatgtgctccaccttggaagtcaaatagtcaaagaattttacatagtcagaggaattaggtgagaggtatacagcacagatgaatttagttagagagtgacattgaagtcttagccagatggtagaaaattctgaagattcaagattgtgggcacgagagcaagtggtgtcgttacgcacgtatgcgcaacatccagctttggattgaaaatgaggatagagcaagtaggagggaacagaaaagggctgctgtcagtagtcacagacaactgtgtttcggttaggaagagaagatgaggtttagtagaggagaggtggtgttccacagattgaaaattagaacgaaggccacgaatgttgcagaaattgatagtaaaagtattagatgaagtgtcaagacacccaaggtcgacagcagaggggcagtccgacctggggacatttatggtccctcccagaggggactccgaggcagggcgtggtgaagccattattaaattttgatttgaagagagtgtaaaagtgtaaggtgttgtagtgtagtgtaggaagtagtagaagttgtctttagagggcaggctgcagctgctcaattgtataaatgagaccacaaagggaaccgggaagagaggacacggggaatcactcagtctgcagcactgcctacatccccgtaagtacctctcctggagtattccaccgggcggcaggtgactactgcctactccataggagtagtatagtatagtagtagtataattaaattaattataatattttttcggtcgcgttataacaaaaacgcttaaattaaacacacataaaTCGAGAATTACCTGTACTTGTTTTAAATGAACTAATTCCTTTCATCATTAAATTCTATGTTGAAATGACAATTCTGACATCACTTTCATCTTAAAAAATAATCTTTGGTATAAATATTAATAAGCATATCTCACAACCAAGAGGTGTCTTAGGCCATAAAGAGAGCATTTGGGTTTGTCTTTTCTCACTTAGTATCTTTTGTCTTAGCTATAGATATATGCTGGGCATAAGCTGAGGAGTTGTAACCATGCAACACAGAACGAAGAGAAGACTAGCTGTCTTGCATATACATTATATGTTAAGTAATATGCATACTGTTCCTTTTCACacatgatatttattttttatctacatacCCCTTTTGTGTATGCATGTTTCCCTTATCCACCATATTTCACAACACAATACATAAAGTTTCTTGTCAAGGAAGATACTAAAGAAAAATATCTATCCTCAGGGACATTGCTGGACATGAGAGATTTGGCCACATGACTCGTGTGTATTATAAATATGCGTGAGTATATATTTCATGCTGTTACTTCCTAGGTGAAGCTATTATTCTGTAGTATAATCCATGAGTACTTTCAGCTGAACATATTTCATCAGCTTTTCATATATCTTACACCATGTTCCATATTGATGTAATGTAAAATGTGTAGTCACACAAGTAAATAGTATAGATAACGAATCCTGAAtgttgtatatatacatacagcaAAGAATTCTTAATATGATAGTACTCTTCATTGTTCAAATTTTGCAGTGTAGCTGCCGTGGTAGTGTTTGACCTCTCCAGACCTCCAACATTTGATGCTGTACTAAAGGTTAGCtccttttatttgatttctctGCAGTGTTGTTTAGcaggaaaaataatactaatttGATAGAAGAGATTGAGCATCAACTTTTAATCTGAAATCTTTCACTATCATAAGAATCTAACTCATGATAGTCTGGTCTCTTCATGCAGTGGGTGAGTGACATTCGAGAGAAAGTAACATTGGGTGATGGTCGCCCACTGCCTGTTCTGCTGTTGGCCAACAAATGTGATATTGATTCTATCACCATCCACCCAGATGTGATCTCAAACTTCTGCAAACAGCATCACATTGATGCCTGGTTTCTCACTTCAGCCAAGGAAGACATCAACATAGGTAAAGTGCTgatatttatcatcattaccattatcaccagCATTATGTATTGTGTTGTCATTTATTACATAGAAATATTATACAATAACTTTAAAAATATCCCAGAAGGTTGTCCTTACCTCAGTGCTCCCTCAGGAGATGCCATGAAGTGGCTGGTGGGTCGCATCTTAGAAGTGCGGTCAAGTTCCCCAGCTCCTGCCCCAATGGTACGTCCACTGGCCCCAGAAGATCCCCCTGAAAAGGCCCCTACCTACTGTTGCAGGTGCGAGCTTAGACATTTGATTAGAATAGTTTGTTATAGCCCTTTCTACTTTGCATGAAACAATGCCTTTTCAGTCACTGAATATTTACTGTATCCTTGGTTTTATAGGTGAACAAAGCACATCAGCAAATTGGTCACAAGCAGCAGATGGTATGATGTCTTGCTGAACAGTCTTTGTGCTGATGTTAAGCACTGATTAGCTGCCCTTGCTGTGGAAACAGTCCTGCAGAGACACTGCGCAGGAGCAGAGCCATGCAACACTGCCACATGGGGCTCATGTTGGTGCAATGAGGTACTTAAGATCCTGAGTAATGGAGGCTGCTGGAATAGATTTtagttttatgtttatttttcttgactCAGTCCATCCCCTGCTCTACATTCTAAAGTGTTTAGTGGCataatttttcttatgtttgttttaAAAGGAATTATTGTATATTGTGTTTTCTAGTCTACAAAGACATAGTTTTATGTACTGTATGTTTTTTTGCAGAAATGCAGTATTTCAACACTAATACCTAATTAGAGCAGCTAttattaagttttatttttgAGTTTAATTATAAAGTAGAATGAAGTTTGTTCCTTATTCATTGAAAAATCAGTCAAGATATTTGTGCAGCGGTGTAAGGATCATGTTTGTGAAGTGCCTGATCAAGACCTTGTCCGTCCATTGTCTAGTTATTGTGGGACATTTAGGCTGCTTTACGCTGCCCAAGAACCACATAAGTTTTTCATGAGTCTTTCAGTAACTTTTGGAGAGTACATCTACCCATTTTCTATTTGGGTTTTGtacttttgtggtgtttttactATAATGGAGCAATATGGTTTGGTGCAACCTTTCCCGAGTTCCTTACCAAGGATGGGATATGGGACAATGAATAATTAAGCTTTGGAGATTATATTGGTTGAATCCCATAATTCTCATCTATTTCcttaaataacttttttttcataaccaaAGTTGCCTCAAATTTAACCATTTATTGAGTCTTTGTAAAGGATTATAAATGGTCTTTCTCTTAGTGATTTATCTCTGGAAGCAATACTATTCAATTTAGTGGTGATTCTGGATATTGTTGTACCACTCTTTAGTGAAATGGAGATACTCTATTCTTTTTACTGTGGagtaattttccatcattaCATCTCTGCCTTAGGAACATCTTGTAGGCGAGGCACTGGTGAGTGGATTGTTGGTGGCATTGATGGAGTCCAAACTTTGTAAGTGATAATTTGATCATCCAGCATCATTATATTGTGAGTGggtattcttctctttctccaaaaGAATACATATTACATTTAATTACCTTGCAAGCTTCCAATTTTACAAGCCTCCTTTAACTACAGTTGTGGTATTTTTGTATGATATCCatcccatctccctctcacaATTAGTAAGTGTGTAAGAAATTGTAAGGACCTAAACTTGAATTGTTAGACAGATGTACATAGACTTGGAGTTGTCACTGCTTATATGTTCTTTTTGATTCTGGAGACCCAACCATTATATCatttattaaataaaaaaaagttttctagATGGAGCAATTTTGGCAAAGTATTTGTACAAAAAAGCAGCTTGAGCTTTGAAATTGACTGTCAAGGAACTTACTACTTTCAGAAAGCAAAAATGACACTATGAAAATGACTTAAGTATTTTTCTGATCTTGTGATatcatatatagaaaatattaGCTTTTTTCTCCAAGTGAATCAGCATTATATAAGTGTGATGCCTTTGAAGGAAATTGTTATTAACCCTGCACATGCTCAGAACATAAAAACTGTCCTTCCAGTGTGGATCTATCTTCTGTACCTCACTTTTTAGCTGATGCCATAAATTGCTGACTTTGTAAGGGAGAACTTGGATAAACTTTTCTTTCAAAATAATTTGGTGAAAGACTACTTCCCTTCATGCCACATCCCTGCAGTGACCTTGCCAATGCAGTGTGTGTGAGACCAATTTTTGTCATCA of Portunus trituberculatus isolate SZX2019 chromosome 32, ASM1759143v1, whole genome shotgun sequence contains these proteins:
- the LOC123511789 gene encoding ras-related protein Rab-32B-like → MTAVAPLEHSTVPRELQFKVLVIGEFGVGKTAVIRRYTEGHFSPYYKLTIGVDFAVKTLDWDAKTKVTVQLWDIAGHERFGHMTRVYYKYAVAAVVVFDLSRPPTFDAVLKWVSDIREKVTLGDGRPLPVLLLANKCDIDSITIHPDVISNFCKQHHIDAWFLTSAKEDINIGDAMKWLVGRILEVRSSSPAPAPMVRPLAPEDPPEKAPTYCCR